The Coregonus clupeaformis isolate EN_2021a chromosome 3, ASM2061545v1, whole genome shotgun sequence genome includes a region encoding these proteins:
- the LOC121541301 gene encoding protocadherin-1 isoform X2, producing the protein MLCQSSRVMALRWDATLVLAAMLLVCCGAAPTDILYRMLEEQPPNTLIGSLASDEGLPDSGHLYKLEVGTPYLRVDGKTGDIYTTEVPIDRETLRDCRNLFEGDKCFLEFEVSITDLKQGQGPRLIEGRIEVQDVNDNTPQFTSPILMLSIPENTHIGALFSIPMASDKDSGHNGVAEYSLSAGIDADQLFSLQVAEDTDEKQPQLIVMGNLDREQKDSYDLNIRVVDGGTPPRASSALLRVTVTDQNDNAPKFERSHYEAELAENSPMGHSVLQVKANDADMGTNGEIDYSLHQASDAVQRLLRIDRSTGIIYVKGLVDREEESFLKFFVVAKDRSPNSKSSKVLVTINVKDQNDNAPAIEIRGIGLVTHHDGVANISEDMPIGTPVALVQVSDRDEGENAVVTCVVAGDVPFQLRPASESANDRKRKYFLQTTTLLDYERIKDYRIEIVAVDSGNPALSSTNSLKVQVTDMNDNAPVFSPTLFEVDFAEENQPGDKVLDVVATDADSGSNAELTYSIIMDSTTKGLFEIDPKTGEVRVMNTLDREHREHYEFHVAAADKGSPSLRGTATVVVKVLDRNDNDPKFMLSGYSFSVLENMPPLSPVGMVTVIDADKGENARVRLSVEPDNGKFVIQNGTGTILSSISFDREKESTYTFRLKAVDAGDPPRSSYVGVTINVLDENDNSPYVTKPSNSSYKYLPPLTTPETRVEVVEAEDIDTGPNAELVFSITGGNPYGLFHISPNNGEITLAQEFTRKHNGLHRLVVKVSDKGKPQRHTTALVHIFVNETMGNITLIESLVGHSLYTPLDRDIAGDPNYALAQRSNILYGSLAGIAGVILVIVVVVVIRHRMQKDTKSGYQAGKKESKDLYAPKAGPKNGKGKKSKKGKAPKPAKPLEEEEEASLQKGLNFNLINDSVNDSPRIHLPLNYPPGSPDLGRHYRSNSPLPSIQLQPQSPSASKKHQAVQDLPATNTFVGTGDNNSTGSDQYSDYSYKANPPKYSNKQLPHRRVTFSTANQAQDLQDPSQHSYYDSGLEESETPSSKSSSGPRIGPLALPEDHYERTTPDGSIGEMEHPENGAVSGADQEMGASQKRLP; encoded by the exons ATGCTGTGCCAGTCGAGCAGAGTGATGGCGCTGAGGTGGGATGCCACGCTGGTGTTGGCCGCCATGCTTCTGGTTTGCTGTGGCGCCGCTCCCACTGACATTCTCTACCGGATGCTCGAGGAGCAGCCGCCCAACACGTTGATCGGCAGCCTGGCATCGGATGAGGGCCTGCCCGACTCGGGCCACCTGTACAAGCTGGAGGTGGGCACCCCTTACCTGCGCGTGGACGGCAAGACTGGAGACATCTACACCACAGAGGTCCCCATCGACCGTGAGACACTGCGGGACTGCCGTAACCTGTTTGAGGGCGACAAGTGCTTCCTGGAGTTCGAGGTGTCCATCACGGACCTGAAGCAGGGCCAGGGACCGCGGCTGATCGAGGGCCGCATCGAGGTGCAGGACGTCAACGACAACACACCCCAGTTCACCTCACCCATCCTCATGCTGTCCATCCCAGAGAACACGCACATCGGGGCACTCTTCTCCATCCCCATGGCCAGCGACAAGGACTCGGGCCACAACGGCGTGGCCGAGTACTCGCTTAGTGCCGGGATCGACGCCGACCAGCTCTTCAGCCTGCAGGTGGCCGAGGACACAGACGAGAAGCAGCCGCAGCTCATCGTTATGGGCAACCTGGACCGCGAGCAGAAAGACTCGTATGATCTCAACATCCGTGTGGTGGACGGGGGCACACCGCCGCGCGCCAGCAGCGCCCTGCTGAGGGTGACCGTCACCGACCAGAACGACAATGCACCCAAGTTCGAGAGGAGCCACTATGAGGCTGAGCTGGCCGAGAACAGCCCTATGGGACATTCAGTCCTGCAG gtGAAAGCCAACGATGCTGACATGGGTACCAACGGGGAGATCGACTACAGCCTGCACCAGGCCTCCGATGCCGTCCAGAGGTTGCTGCGCATCGACCGCTCCACAGGGATCATCTACGTCAAGGGGCTGGTGGACCGTGAGGAGGAGAGCTTCCTCAAGTTCTTTGTGGTGGCCAAGGACCGCAGCCCCAACTCCAAGAGCTCCAAAGTCCTGGTGACCATCAACGTCAAGGACCAGAATGACAATGCACCCGCCATCGAGATCCGTGGCATTGGCCTGGTCACCCACCACGACGGTGTGGCCAACATCTCAGAGGACATGCCCATCGGCACGCCCGTGGCCCTGGTGCAGGTGTCGGACCGTGATGAAGGGGAGAACGCCGTGGTCACCTGCGTGGTGGCCGGGGACGTACCCTTCCAGCTGCGGCCCGCCAGCGAGTCAGCCAACGACCGCAAGAGGAAATACTTCCTGCAGACCACGACCCTGCTAGACTACGAGCGCATCAAGGACTACAGGATTGAAATAGTAGCAGTGGACTCAGGTAACCCTGCACTGTCCAGCACCAACTCCCTGAAGGTGCAAGTCACCGACATGAATGACAATGCGCCGGTCTTTTCCCCCACCCTGTTCGAGGTGGACTTTGCAGAGGAGAACCAGCCAGGTGATAAGGTGCTGGATGTGGTGGCCACGGACGCGGACAGTGGCTCCAACGCAGAGCTGACCTACAGCATCATCATGGACTCGACCACTAAGGGGCTCTTTGAGATCGACCCCAAAACGGGAGAGGTGCGCGTGATGAACACGCTGGACCGTGAGCACAGAGAGCACTACGAGTTCCATGTGGCGGCAGCCGATAAGGGCTCGCCTAGCCTGAGGGGGACGGCCACGGTGGTGGTCAAGGTGCTGGACCGTAACGACAACGACCCCAAGTTCATGTTGAGCGGCTACAGCttctccgtcttggagaacatgcCTCCGCTCAGCCCTGTCGGCATGGTGACGGTCATCGACGCAGATAAGGGCGAGAACGCCAGGGTGCGGCTCTCGGTGGAGCCCGACAATGGCAAGTTTGTCATCCAGAACGGCACAGGCACTATCCTCTCCAGCATCTCCTTTGATCGCGAGAAGGAGAGCACATACACTTTCCGCCTCAAGGCTGTGGACGCCGGTGACCCTCCCAGGTCCTCCTACGTGGGTGTGACCATCAACGTCTTGGACGAGAACGATAACTCCCCCTATGTCACCAAGCCCTCTAACTCCTCCTACAAGTACCTCCCACCTCTCACGACCCCAGAGACACGCGTGGAAGTGGTGGAGGCCGAAGACATTGACACGGGACCCAACGCCGAGCTGGTCTTCAGCATCACCGGCGGGAACCCCTACGGACTGTTCCACATCTCACCCAACAATGGGGAGATCACCCTGGCCCAGGAGTTCACCCGCAAGCACAACGGGCTCCACCGTTTGGTGGTGAAGGTGAGCGACAAAGGCAAGCCACAACGTCACACCACCGCCCTGGTCCACATCTTCGTCAACGAGACCATGGGCAACATCACCCTGATCGAGTCTCTGGTGGGTCACAGCCTCTACACTCCTCTGGACAGAGACATTGCCGGGGACCCCAACTACGCGCTGGCCCAGCGCAGCAACATCCTGTACGGCAGCCTAGCGGGCATCGCCGGagtcatcctggtcattgtggtggtggtggtgatccGCCATCGCATGCAGAAGGACACCAAGAGCGGCTACCAGGCAGGCAAGAAGGAGAGCAAGGACCTGTACGCCCCTAAAGCAGGGCCGAAGAACGGCAAGGGCAAAAAGAGCAAGAAGGGCAAGGCGCCCAAGCCCGCCAAGCCactggaggaggaagaagaggcaaGCCTCCAGAAGGGCCTCAACTTCAACCTCATAAACGATAGTGTCAATGACAGTCCCCGGATCCACCTGCCCCTCAACTACCCCCCGGGCAGCCCCGACCTGGGCAGACACTACCGCTCCAACTCCCCCCTGCCCTCCATCCAGCTGCAGCCCCAGTCGCCCTCTGCCTCCAAGAAGCACCAAGCCGTTCAGGACCTGCCCGCCACCAACACCTTTGTGGGCACGGGTGACAACAACTCTACAGGCTCCGATCAATATTCGGATTACAGCTACAAGGCAAACCCGCCAAAATACAGCAACAAACAG